The DNA region CTTTGCGGTTCGCTTCGGGACCGAAAACGACATAGGGGCGGAAGCCGGGGATGGGGATTTGAAAGAAGCGCCCGACGTGCTTCGCCATCACTTTCAGCGGACCGAGCGGGGATCTTTCCTTGAATAACGCTTTGAGCGCAGCGCGTCCCGCTTCGGGGGAAATTGGTTTGTCCATTCGTTCTTATTCCAGCGTCTCAAGAAATTGGATCACCGCCTGCATGAACTCAGCAGGGGTTTCTTCATGCGGCACATGTCCGCTTTGTGGGATGACGACCAATCCGGCGTTCGGTAGTTCTCCCGCCAGTCGAACCGACTGCTCGGTGGGGACGATGCGGTCATCGTCGCCTGTAATAACGAGGATAGGCAGGGTCAATTCGTCCAGCCGTTCGGCGAGCCCGCTTTCGTGGCTGGAAACGGTCAGGTACCAAAGAGCTTTATCCCAGTTCTCAATACGAAGCGGCTTTTGATAGCCTTCAATTACATCGGGTGTGATCTTGCCGGGGTCATGCCAGGCGACTTCGACCAGTTCGGGTCCGCGGGTTTGAATCTGCCGCGCAAACAACGGACCGACGCGATTCATCTGCGGTGTCTTCAACAGCGGACGTGACCACGCGGGCGCGCCTCCGCCTGCGTAGACGGCTGGGTCAACCAGAATGAGGCTTTCGACCCGCTCGGGATATTGCAACGCGGTCAGCATCGAGATCGTCCCGCCCGCCGAGTTGCCCACCAGGATCGCCTTTTCGACTCCGAGCGCGTCCATCAGCCCGATGACGAGTTCGATCTGCGCCTCCTGGCTGTAGGGGCTTTCGCCCTCCCATTCCATCGGGCGTTCGG from Anaerolineales bacterium includes:
- a CDS encoding alpha/beta hydrolase translates to MKKFFRWAGIVLGIILALVLIGPFLIPVPPLENTVPAETLADADSQFIEVNGLNVHYKKFGSGEPVFILLHGFGASLFSWREVTAPLAEIGTVIAYDRPAFGLTERPMEWEGESPYSQEAQIELVIGLMDALGVEKAILVGNSAGGTISMLTALQYPERVESLILVDPAVYAGGGAPAWSRPLLKTPQMNRVGPLFARQIQTRGPELVEVAWHDPGKITPDVIEGYQKPLRIENWDKALWYLTVSSHESGLAERLDELTLPILVITGDDDRIVPTEQSVRLAGELPNAGLVVIPQSGHVPHEETPAEFMQAVIQFLETLE